One Flammeovirga agarivorans DNA window includes the following coding sequences:
- a CDS encoding RagB/SusD family nutrient uptake outer membrane protein: MKTVLKKYILPTVLAAGVFTGCTSNFEEINNDPNKPTNEELLADGNLVNGFFPQLSRSIYFNFDNSNWKWQVQQNLNGDVFSGYMAPPTPFAANSNATHYNLIWNFWPWSIGYENVMSPANAIDLISEDLTPRLYSPALVLKVLGMHRMTDIYGPIPYVDYGSPEVTYDKQSEIYDKFFAELDLAIANIGDNPEQIPTFSAVDDLYQGDFLMWKKLAASLKLRLAMRISNVAPDKAKQYAEEAVATGVFEGDDIARVNASIVHPLATISEGWGDIKMGADMESILTGYSDPRTAVYFTEAGGPEDGSPIKTGFAGVRSGIDLPDGRGDYQYYSRINPDFINQTTNIVLMTSAEVYFLRAEAALKGWNVGGTAQALYEEGVRQSFTQHGIADQADAYLADDTSVPADYVDVSDATYGTDYSIEAASDVTIKYDASRALEQIITQKWIAMFPEGMEAWAEYRRTGFPHIFPVKYNKSNGDVPAGETIKRLRYPDGEAVNNATSYANGIKNLEAESTHKVTSPISGSVDAGGTSLWWDVD, encoded by the coding sequence ATGAAAACAGTTTTAAAAAAATATATTCTACCTACTGTTTTAGCAGCAGGTGTATTTACAGGATGTACTAGTAATTTCGAAGAAATTAATAATGATCCTAACAAGCCAACAAACGAAGAGCTATTAGCAGACGGTAACTTAGTAAATGGTTTCTTCCCTCAGTTATCACGTTCGATTTACTTCAACTTTGATAACTCGAACTGGAAGTGGCAGGTACAACAAAACTTGAATGGTGATGTGTTTTCAGGTTACATGGCTCCTCCAACTCCATTTGCAGCAAACTCAAATGCAACGCATTACAACTTAATCTGGAACTTCTGGCCTTGGTCAATCGGATATGAAAATGTAATGTCACCGGCAAATGCAATTGACTTAATCTCAGAGGATTTAACACCAAGATTATATTCTCCAGCACTAGTACTTAAAGTATTAGGTATGCACAGAATGACTGATATCTACGGTCCAATCCCTTATGTAGATTATGGTTCTCCAGAGGTAACTTATGATAAGCAATCTGAGATCTATGACAAGTTCTTTGCTGAGTTGGATTTAGCTATCGCTAATATTGGTGATAATCCTGAGCAAATTCCTACATTCTCTGCAGTAGATGATTTATACCAAGGAGATTTCTTAATGTGGAAAAAGTTAGCAGCTTCTCTTAAGTTAAGATTAGCAATGAGAATCTCTAACGTTGCTCCAGATAAAGCTAAACAATATGCTGAAGAAGCAGTTGCTACAGGTGTATTTGAAGGTGATGATATCGCCAGAGTTAATGCTTCAATCGTTCATCCATTAGCGACAATTTCTGAAGGATGGGGTGATATCAAAATGGGTGCTGATATGGAATCTATCTTAACAGGTTACAGTGACCCAAGAACAGCAGTATACTTTACTGAGGCAGGTGGACCAGAAGATGGTTCTCCAATCAAAACTGGTTTTGCAGGTGTACGTTCTGGTATTGATTTACCTGATGGTCGTGGTGATTACCAATACTACTCTAGAATCAATCCTGACTTCATCAACCAAACTACTAATATCGTATTAATGACTTCTGCTGAAGTGTATTTCTTAAGAGCAGAAGCAGCATTAAAAGGATGGAACGTTGGTGGAACTGCTCAAGCTTTATATGAAGAAGGCGTGAGACAATCTTTCACTCAACATGGTATTGCTGATCAAGCTGATGCTTACTTAGCAGATGATACTAGTGTTCCTGCGGATTATGTAGATGTATCTGATGCTACTTATGGTACAGATTACAGTATTGAAGCTGCAAGTGATGTTACTATCAAGTATGATGCTTCAAGAGCTTTAGAGCAAATTATTACTCAAAAGTGGATTGCAATGTTCCCAGAAGGAATGGAAGCATGGGCTGAATACAGAAGAACAGGTTTCCCTCATATTTTCCCTGTGAAATACAACAAGAGTAACGGAGATGTTCCTGCAGGTGAAACTATCAAACGTTTAAGATACCCTGACGGTGAAGCAGTAAACAATGCTACTTCTTACGCTAACGGTATCAAAAACCTAGAGGCAGAAAGTACACATAAAGTAACTAGCCCTATTTCAGGGTCAGTTGACGCAGGTGGTACTTCTCTATGGTGGGACGTAGACTAA
- a CDS encoding DUF4136 domain-containing protein codes for MKNIKNLLITVSAFIGLAFIVTSCSSAKIYTDYKPGTNFTQYKTFSVLPWQKTNAKVNEFDRERIKNAVITNMQSLGYTYSEQDTTADLQVGMVFTTKEKKSVTSYNAGYGGWYGPWGMGATHYSEYDYTEGTFVVDVFDTQARKLLWEAAAVGTVPEKQENPVVRERNINRFVKSIFNKYPMKN; via the coding sequence ATGAAAAACATAAAAAATTTACTGATAACGGTATCGGCTTTTATTGGATTAGCCTTTATTGTTACTTCATGTTCATCGGCAAAGATTTATACAGATTATAAACCAGGTACAAATTTCACTCAATACAAAACATTTAGTGTTTTACCTTGGCAAAAAACAAATGCCAAAGTGAATGAATTTGACCGTGAGCGTATCAAAAACGCTGTCATAACAAATATGCAATCGTTAGGATATACTTATTCTGAGCAAGATACAACTGCAGATTTACAGGTTGGAATGGTATTCACAACGAAGGAAAAGAAAAGTGTAACATCATATAACGCTGGATACGGCGGATGGTACGGACCTTGGGGTATGGGTGCTACGCACTACTCTGAGTACGATTACACTGAAGGTACTTTTGTAGTAGATGTATTTGATACACAAGCTCGAAAATTACTTTGGGAAGCTGCTGCTGTAGGAACTGTTCCAGAGAAGCAAGAGAACCCTGTAGTAAGAGAGAGAAACATCAACAGATTTGTAAAAAGTATCTTTAATAAATATCCAATGAAGAACTAA